CTGTTTTGGTGACCTCTCCCATGAATATAAGATTCCTCAAAGAAAGGTTTATTATAAGCAAAGATATAGCATCTTTTGAGTTAGGGCAATATAATACTTATATCCTTGGTGTTGAAGAATGTCCAAGCTCGAAAGATACGTTTAAGAGCTCTTGGATCTAATGTACCTCTGGTTTTTGTGTAtgaatgtaaatatatatatatatatatatatatatatatataagaaacaaCCATATATTTgaagtgttataaatttattgatcTGTGGGTAAAATTGTGGAAGAATACTTACCAAAGCTTTAATTATTTCGCTGCGCCCTTGAAGGTAATTAATCTGTTTATAAAAGTGAGTGCAGCCCTTGTGAACGTACGAAGCATCCATGCGAACTGTGCCTTGTTTATCACTCATTTCGCTTAATTCGGATTTCAAAAAGAATATTTCGTAATTTGGGCCAACTTCGTCCAACACATGAATACCTTGAACAGAAGGAAAAAAGTGAcggaaaaaaactgaaaaacatCATTGTCTTACTATCCTCACCAccaagttttttattattattatttaagttcgAGTTTGACCTTATTTTGGTAGAAACTATCTGTCCATTTCTCCGAGTATCTGCTAACTCTCTTTACATTAGCAGGCAGTGAAAATTATGTACGactgaaataaaattatgttcAACATGATGCTTTAATATTCCCATCGCTCTACATCTCAGGCTTATTATATAATAGATTTCATGGTCGGACGAGGAAACCAAATGCAGCAGTGAGTCAAAAGCAGAGCCATTACAACCCAGATCTTAGTTTAGTTggtttatatatacaattatctTTAATCTTTAGCCTATAATGAATCTTCCTTGTTGTCAAAAGTAAAGCGATGGGTTATCAAAATTCAAGGTATGTATGAGTGAATGAAGtatcataatattttctactttaTAAAACTCATGTCTACATATATGTAATGTACCAAGTATCGTACACAACTATTATAGTCCATTGGATATATTTTAtcactaaattataaatttaatttcaaaccaAACGAAAGCATCCAAAATTTTACAGCTAAGAATGtggttaatttataattatttaaaacccaaaaaggaaaaaggaaagaggGTGCAAACTGCAAAGTGAGcattaaaagttgtaaaatactaaataattgcAAGAGGACGAACAACCTTACAATGTTGGTACGTTCTTGGTGATatgaaaggaagaagaagaaacgaTCTAATTCACCCGCACGTTTTTTTGTCGATCCTCAATTGATAATACAAACAAGTCTCGCAATGAAATTGAAGTCTTTgcacatttattttattttgtttttgtcaaAAAGGAGACACATTTGCTTTGTTAAAAGCCATTGCTTTGCCTTTGTTTATAGGCTAAGGAAACTCCATCATGCGTTGAAAGTCTTCTTGGATGGTTGAAATTCCAAGGAGGGCATTGCAATTTTATAATTGTCTTCTCTAAAATACCCTTCCTACCTTTTTATACATTGTTTGATTAGCCTAAAGTTGAAATTGTATATTTGCATAAAGTTGGGGGATATTAgtggaatatatatattgcaGCCAGTCTATACCTTGCTTCAAATTTGGCTTTCTTTTCAACTCCTTATTTGTTTATTCGGAcaaatataaagtaataaatttggtaaaatgtcAAATGTGCACATTATGTATTCTCTTTACAGAACATTGattgtttctttttctgtcatgtgtttattttgtaataaacagaaatatttatatttgacatatgattatttatattattataatattttaattaagtggcATCAACTTGATTAAagtaatatatacatatttttataatttttaaataattaatattttaatgatttgtcTGTTTCCTAAAATAGTATAGTTTTTGCTCATAAATGAGTGGGATGAATTTTAATGTCTAAATTTATATAGCATCATTGAATTGAGTCATGCGAGTTcattaagtaaaaaatattaaaattaaaagttcttACAATAagcaaatatacatatttatttgtataacCCTATATGATTTACTATAAATTTACACATAGtcaaataaaatctataaaaaatgttatataaaatcatataaacaaatatataataaagctaaaaaaaaaactcatagagtaataataaatctataatattagcaaaaggaaaaaatgaaccATGGAAAAAACACGTGATACTGATAGAAAGACAATAATTTTTGGGAGTTCTAGTTTTGTTGGTTCACCATTTGATTCTTATGCATAATCCATTCTCCTTTAATATAATGCAAGTTATGGTTGTATACtttgattataaataatttaaaaagtattaccAGCTTTGATTATAATGTACTGTTAACTAAGGGTGGGTGAATTTTAACTATGGTCTAACAGCTAGATGGCACTTTTCATCACCCCCAAACTCAGATCAGCTTGAACCCACATAATTAATCACCAATGCAACCACCTTAAACCCCCAAAACAACACACAACATCCTCCATATGAGTTCAATTTGGTTGTAGTGTCTGAAAGGAAACTTAACTCATGGAGTTACTGCTTATATGTCTGATGGGATCATTGAATTGAGTCGCACACACATTTACCTTTTTTaggttcttttcttttaaaattacaattcacctcgtgttaattaatttatttctttcccCTTTAAATACCCCATTCTCCCCCCGTCTAACCCAAACAAATTCTAATTTcctctttctcttttctctctctctctcaaaccacaaagaagaaagaaaaaggatcGCAAAGGCAGAAGAAAATGGAACAGAACGTACCTGTCATGACCAAAAGAGTATGGAGCATTGTAAAAGCAGTTCTCTTCATGATGAGGAAAGGTCTTTTATCTAAGAGGAAGCTCATGGTTGATCTTAACGTGATGCTCAAACGCGGCAAAATCGCCGGTGCCAAAGCCATTGGCAACCTCATGTTCCACCACCACAGCAACCGCCAGGTTTCATCATCCTCCACGGCGGAGGCGACTGCAACGGCAGTCCAGGAGTACGAGTTCAGCTGCAGCAACACCCCCAACTACATCTTCCCTTTCAACCTCGCCGCCAAGAAGAAAAACAGCTACTACCACCATTTCTTCGCCTGCACCCACGCGCCTCCTACTCTCGACGACGACAACGTGGCCACCATGAACGCCCTTAAGGTTGCCTTGGAGATGATCAACAAGAACGACGGCAACAACAGCGTGGTTGCTGCTTCCCCCATGTTACCAGGGTTCGGACAAACCCCATTGGCGAGGCAACTCAGAATAACGGACTCACCGTTTCCTTTGAGGGATATGGACGAAGACGCTGACTACGTCGACAAGGCTGCTGAGGATTTCATTAACAGGTTTTACAAGGATTTAAAGCAACAAACTAAGTAAGAGATTGGCTGAGCTATAAGGGAACTCCTTCCTTTGCTGTGTTGTTTAAGATCATTTTCCCGATTGGATGTTATATGTGGttaatttttgggattttaaatctGTGGTAGATAATatatcaaacaaataaaagaaaattatgggGAAACCACTATTACCGACGCATATGTCGTTCCTAATGCATGTTAATCGATTGGTTGAGTATATTATGTATTGATGGATTCTATCGGCTcagtaaattaaatttcatggcATGAAATGAGATAATAGCAACGAATTTTCCTGTCAGTAAAAGCAAATATTTGTTCATAGTATAACTTTTTGCATGAATAAGATCGAAGATTTCCCGCTTTCTTCCTGCCCTTAAAATGTTATCTACAAGATTATCTAACTTAAACTATATGCAAAGATTTATTGTTTAGCTTCAGATTCACTAACGAACGtaaataagaaaagaatatgaggtttgaaaaaataaagaatcgTCGTACTAAACACCAATCATAGGCAATCATTTTTTGAACTATCAAATCAGTAATTTTGGCCTCGTGTTAAAACCAACATGAGAAACTGGTCAGGGTTTTCAATCTCCGGTGCCTTGAAATATTGCATCCAACACCACAATTCCTTGTTTCAATGTGTCCCCTTTTTCTcctttaaaaaaagttaaaacacTTGTAACGCAAGCAACATTTCCAAAAAAGAGAACCCGATGAAGAAAAGCTCAAGTTTGCCATGAAACTCCAAGTGCAAAACAAAGACAGCTACCACAATTGAAGgcataaataaatcaaatgaacCCCACTTTGAGGAAAGTGCCTCgctttttttctttaactactttttcatccattaacatctaattcaatcataatcacttatttaaattatttaaatgtgaaaggtaACTTTTTCTATATAATGTTTACAATTACTCATAACTTCTCTCAACTCTTAATTAAGAGGACAAAATGTGCTTTGGCACGTTCGAGCTCACGTCTTCTTAAACTAACAACAATGTCGATaccaatcgaactaagactcaaaCGGTTGTGAAAGTTAACTTATGAACAATGATTAAACAAgcattaaataataatggagTGGCCACTatccaaaacaataataatgagGTGGAGCCAAACACGTGGAATGCACACAAACATTcaaagggatttttttttttaatcacaaGTGTTATCATAAACACTttggaattcaaatttaatccaaatcttgatgaaaaataataatttaatttaagtaaatttaaacaaaccttttacataataataaagttCGAAATCATTTAGAAATATGCATGAGCAAATCCATATATGAGGtgatgttttaataaaatacgtCAAGTTTTAGTAATTAAGATTTGGCGGTAGGATTAATACAAATCAATCAACCATAACGTACCAAAGGTAATGAGCATATGGCTGTGAAGTCTATATTAAAAACATGGATATACAAGGAGAAAATAACGGCTGCCTTCTCAAAATCAAGGCCAAAAGTTTTAGATGAAATGTATGAAGCTATGCCAATTTCTCCAATGAATATAAACTGATAATGTTTGGAGAAAAGTTGGCTATCGTTTTCCTTactacaaatttattatttgtttgctttaagatttatgatttttaagagttactagggttttaaatttaaaattaatttttttgattaaaatattaactgttaattttataaataatgatGCACACTATTTTGTTTCTATAAGTAACGATAGAGTGCAACCTATAATGTCGTGGATCTTGAAGAAATTAGCATCTATAAATCAATGATTGCTTCATTTCATCCAAAACAAATTACCAGAAAATCAGAGTCCAATAACTGTACCTTGATACTAAAAATGTTTTCATTAATTGGAATTTCTTTTAGGAGAATTTGTCATATTTTATATGGGAATAATGCATTACTCAAATTCTTACTGTATAGAATTTCTAAGGTTACATGTAAATTTACGCctttaattcttaattaatttttaaatcatatgCTTTTAGTTGTTATTACctatcattttaattataataacagttcatgataaatattaaatttagtggattgattttaatttagtttatctttatattaaatttatttgtgatttgtattgaattgattttatatatttgtaaatgggttgtactcatttttttcacaaataaactTAATTGAATATTGAACAACATTGGGTAATTGACAATTAAAGTATGGAAAGTTGTTGTTATGATGGTGTAATCCAGTCTTTTCTTTTcctaaaagagaaaaatgtgAGCAGCCGTTAATAAAGTTTCAAAAGAGAGAGCAAAATTGGAATCCAATTTGCCTTCTAACAGGTAGCCCTTTTTTCAACAAGAAGCAAGTTTAGGGGTTGTTGGGGATCTTGAATTCAACATGAGAATCCTTAATGGTTAAGTTGGCAAAGAAAATTTAAGCTTAGAACTTCCCCTTTCATCTCCAttctaattaagaaaaataaaatctagaTACAAATctttcttaaaaattttcagttagaccaaataatatttattcatcttatttttggataaatcttaaaattatatataaaatttaatttaatgtgtaatttaacTTTGATTATAcgcatcaaattttaattatggttcaaatgtatatacatgaaGCTTTAAtcatatacacatttaaaaatataaatacatcaatttatttttacacttgataaatataagtatttttgtatgcaatatataaacataaaatgatattatatcaataattgtgataataa
This sequence is a window from Gossypium raimondii isolate GPD5lz chromosome 5, ASM2569854v1, whole genome shotgun sequence. Protein-coding genes within it:
- the LOC105768083 gene encoding uncharacterized protein LOC105768083, which codes for MEQNVPVMTKRVWSIVKAVLFMMRKGLLSKRKLMVDLNVMLKRGKIAGAKAIGNLMFHHHSNRQVSSSSTAEATATAVQEYEFSCSNTPNYIFPFNLAAKKKNSYYHHFFACTHAPPTLDDDNVATMNALKVALEMINKNDGNNSVVAASPMLPGFGQTPLARQLRITDSPFPLRDMDEDADYVDKAAEDFINRFYKDLKQQTK